A portion of the Candidatus Omnitrophota bacterium genome contains these proteins:
- a CDS encoding formylglycine-generating enzyme family protein, which yields MVRKAYFLVLLGIMVTLISSVHAGAPLISNIRVSQRWGTNLVDISYDLEDSDSASVTISVQVLDGFGRNIPANSLTGDFGKTSPGKDKQIVWDAGKDNPNVYETNYRIKVAADDESGAGETITLTIDNLPSTAKPLEMALIRTGIDFEMGSKKLDDTDAKADEEPKHWVKITKDFYLGKYEVTQAQWKALMGSNPELDIGVGMNYPVYYVSWDECQIFIQKLCQLGQGTFRLPTEAEWEYACRAGAKTRFYWGNDPNYSLIDEYAWYKNNSVEKTHEVGTKKPNAWGLYDMSGNVWEWCQDWYDKNWYKGKDSITEIDPKGPDVGSDRIARGGAYSSDPTKLRSACRYSWKPNELSKSMGLRLVLESN from the coding sequence ATGGTTCGAAAAGCGTATTTCCTGGTTCTTTTGGGAATAATGGTTACCTTGATATCCTCTGTTCATGCGGGCGCCCCGCTTATCAGCAACATCCGAGTATCCCAGCGGTGGGGGACGAATCTCGTGGATATTTCTTACGACCTGGAAGATTCGGATAGCGCCTCCGTGACGATCAGCGTCCAGGTGTTGGATGGCTTTGGCCGCAACATTCCAGCGAATTCGCTGACGGGGGATTTTGGCAAGACATCGCCCGGAAAAGACAAGCAAATCGTTTGGGATGCCGGAAAAGATAATCCGAATGTTTACGAAACGAACTACCGTATTAAAGTGGCGGCGGATGACGAATCCGGCGCTGGCGAGACCATTACGCTTACCATCGACAATTTGCCTTCCACTGCCAAGCCCCTGGAGATGGCGCTAATCCGGACGGGGATTGATTTTGAGATGGGATCGAAGAAGTTAGACGACACAGACGCGAAAGCCGATGAAGAACCAAAACATTGGGTGAAAATAACGAAAGATTTTTATCTTGGGAAGTATGAAGTTACTCAGGCGCAATGGAAAGCCTTGATGGGCAGCAATCCCGAATTGGATATCGGTGTTGGAATGAATTATCCAGTATACTATGTATCCTGGGATGAATGCCAAATCTTTATCCAAAAATTATGTCAATTGGGGCAAGGAACCTTCCGTTTGCCGACGGAGGCGGAGTGGGAATACGCTTGCCGTGCCGGAGCGAAGACTCGTTTTTATTGGGGGAACGATCCGAATTACTCTCTGATCGATGAATACGCTTGGTATAAGAACAATTCCGTCGAAAAAACCCACGAAGTAGGCACAAAAAAGCCGAACGCCTGGGGTTTGTACGACATGAGCGGGAATGTATGGGAATGGTGCCAGGACTGGTATGATAAGAACTGGTATAAAGGTAAAGATTCAATAACGGAAATTGATCCTAAGGGTCCAGATGTTGGTTCGGATCGCATAGCCCGGGGTGGCGCCTATAGCAGCGATCCCACAAAATTACGGTCGGCTTGTCGATACTCCTGGAAACCTAACGAATTGTCCAAATCCATGGGCTTACGGCTTGTTTTGGAATCGAATTGA